AGCACGTTCTGGGGATGCAGGGCCTGGTGGAGGTCGAGGGTGACGCTGTAGCGCTCCATGCCGCGCGGGCTCCGCATCAGGTCGTCGCAGAGGAAGAAGACGTAGCGGCTCTCCGGGCGCAGGGGCCGCCGCCGGAGGAGATCGGCCAGGGCCAGCCCCTTCCAGTGGCAGATGGCGCTCCAGCCCTCCACGCAGACGTGCTCCACCGTCTGCTCGAGGGCGGGCAGCCGCCGGAGCTGGTCCAGGGTGTACTCCTCCCGCCAATGGGTCTGGGCCATCTTTCCGTTCGCGAGCCGCACCTCGCCCACCGTGAGGGTCCACTCCTCCTCGGGCGTCTGGACGAGCTGGGAGCCGGGGGTGACGACGGAGCCGTTCGGGCGCATCTGCTCGGGCTGGACGGCCTCCCGGGGGTAGGTGCGCGCCAGGCGGTAGGGGCTGTCCAGCATGAGCCCCGCCTGGTGGTTCCAGCGGTCGAAGAAGCTCAGGACGCTCTGGGCCGTCTCGGAGTCGTTCAGGCGCGAGCAGCCGGCCATCAAGAGCGAGGAGGCGGCGAGCTTGAGGAAGCCCCGGCGGCCGGCTCGGGGCGGAAGGCCCTGGGACATGGCGTTCTCCTTACTCCGAGGCGGGAGGGCGAAGGAGCTTGACGGCGAGGGGGCCCACCACGGCGGCGGTCAGCAGGAGCGAGCCCGCGAACAGCGCGGCGGCCCAGCCCCCGAAGCCGAGCCTGAAGCGCGAGAGCCCGGCCGCGGGGCCGCTCAGGAGGTAGCCTCCCGCCAGCGCCAGGAGGAGGTTGAAGGCCAGCACGGCCGCCACGAGGCGCCCCACGAGGAGCCTCCGGCGGGCGAGCCGGGTGGGAAGCTCCATCTCCCCCTTCATGCGGTCACCTCCAGCCGGCGGCGGCGGGCCTCGCGGGCGCGCCGATCGCGGGCGCGGACCGGCCCCAGCCGGACCGCGAGGTAGACGAGGGCGCCGAAGGGCAGCCCGTGCGCCTGCCCGCCCAGGGCCCAGTTCAGGATATCCGCCAGAAGGCTCCCGAGCCAGAGCGCCCCCGCGAGCACGGCCAGCTCCCCCAGGGCGCGGAGCGCCCGGCGGGCGAAGACGCGCTGGCGCTCCCTGAATTCCTCCCGCTCGGCCTTGATGCCCACCACCATCGGCGCCAGCCCCCGCCGCCACCCGTGCGAGAGCACCATGACGAGGTGCCCCGCGGTGAAGAGGACGAGGAACAGCGCGGCCAGGAAGTGCAGCAGGCGGCTCGCCTGGTAGCCCCCCAGCGCCTGCGTCAGGAAGCCGAGCTGGACGGGCTTGTAGACGGCCAGCCCCGTCACGACCGAGAGTATCCCGGCGAGCACCACCGCGTTGTAGGCCAGTTTCTGGATCGGGTTGAACTTCCCACCGCCGGGGGGATCGTGGAAGGTGCGGACGGGGTGCCGGATCATCTCCCCGATGCCGGCCAGGTCCCCGCGCCGGACGCGGTAGTGGCGGCCCTCCTCGGTGAGCAGGAGCAGCAGCAGGAAGGCCAGCCCGTTCAGGGTGTAGGGCCACAT
The Candidatus Tectomicrobia bacterium DNA segment above includes these coding regions:
- a CDS encoding cytochrome b/b6 domain-containing protein gives rise to the protein MSTEPSAPRPAFRYSAALRVTHWLNVPLLLLMIASGIQIWWAYPAFGPGLPKPEAVYRALAGGDAPVDPGGIMMSGDYREFVQELAGRFGVGEWLAGALRWHFALMWPYTLNGLAFLLLLLLTEEGRHYRVRRGDLAGIGEMIRHPVRTFHDPPGGGKFNPIQKLAYNAVVLAGILSVVTGLAVYKPVQLGFLTQALGGYQASRLLHFLAALFLVLFTAGHLVMVLSHGWRRGLAPMVVGIKAEREEFRERQRVFARRALRALGELAVLAGALWLGSLLADILNWALGGQAHGLPFGALVYLAVRLGPVRARDRRAREARRRRLEVTA
- a CDS encoding molybdopterin-dependent oxidoreductase, translated to MSQGLPPRAGRRGFLKLAASSLLMAGCSRLNDSETAQSVLSFFDRWNHQAGLMLDSPYRLARTYPREAVQPEQMRPNGSVVTPGSQLVQTPEEEWTLTVGEVRLANGKMAQTHWREEYTLDQLRRLPALEQTVEHVCVEGWSAICHWKGLALADLLRRRPLRPESRYVFFLCDDLMRSPRGMERYSVTLDLHQALHPQNVLAYEYNGEKLTPAHGAPLRLASPVNVGWKSAKYVRYIFVMNEDLGGFWEAQGYPRYYGF